One part of the Aspergillus luchuensis IFO 4308 DNA, chromosome 5, nearly complete sequence genome encodes these proteins:
- a CDS encoding uncharacterized protein (COG:S;~EggNog:ENOG410PT80) produces MDPNVPGFPSAMQQTAGFPVTPQNPQQFPYYPNAIPPFPQSKAVSHPPQQQHQHTPFGAVPMQAGPSGAMMPSGFPQQSSGPHANFSAPFAQPPVPATSMSQYLPPQATATSTLPATTAQSFPPNMASVPATNMMPAQQQQQRAAPQQNPLSSSAQPAPQSPATTAREKARVTTLLDINSMLLQEVMNLQAAGKAGAPSQGASESNPSPGSDQTSDKPTQRPSAEYLECMRRLQANLGYLATIADRAKKSGGVPPAAPAIMSPPPNMPSMNEIYNKLNELFPRAAQGGIGTPQQSPQSLHGNGRPSPSPAVEHVV; encoded by the exons ATGGACCCCAACGTTCCCGGATTCCCTTCTGCGATGCAGCAGACCGCGGGTTTTCCTGTCACTCCCCAAAATCCACAGCAGTTCCCCTACTATCCGAATGCCATTCCTCCGTTTCCCCAATCCAAAGCtgtctctcatcctccacagcagcaacaccagcatACTCCTTTCGGTGCCGTGCCCATGCAAGCCGGTCCTAGTGGAGCAATGATGCCGTCCGGGTTCCCCCAGCAGTCATCCG GACCCCACGCCAACTTCTCTGCACCATTTGCCCAGCCACCTGTGCCAGCAACGTCTATGAGCCagtatctccctccccaggCGACTGCGACATCGACTCTTCCCGCGACTACAGCGCAATCCTTTCCGCCCAACATGGCTTCGGTACCGGCGACTAACATGATGCCCgcgcaacagcaacagcaacgggCAGCGCCCCAGCAGAACCCATTGTCGAGCTCCGCCCAACCTGCTCCTCAGTCACCTGCAACGACCGCGCGCGAGAAGGCTCGTGTGACTACGCTGTTGGACATAAACTCGATGTTGCTGCAGGAAGTCATGAATCTTCAGGCGGCTGGCAAGGCTGGTGCGCCTTCGCAAGGAGCGTCAGAGTCGAACCCGTCGCCTGGTTCAGATCAGACCTCGGATAAGCCCACCCAGCGGCCAAGCGCAGAATACCTCGAATGTATGCGTCGGTTACAAGCCAACTTAGGGTACCTTGCAACCATTGCCGACCGGGCTAAGAAATCAGGGGGAGTTCCTCCTGCCGCACCGGCGATCATGTCACCGCCTCCAAACATGCCTTCAATGAATGAGATCTACAACAAACTCAACGAGCTCTTCCCTCGGGCCGCGCAAGGTGGTATAGGGACACCCCAGCAGAGTCCACAATCATTGCATGGCAATGGCCGGCCcagtccttctccagctgttGAACACGTTGTTTGA
- a CDS encoding MFS transporter (COG:G;~EggNog:ENOG410Q07H;~InterPro:IPR020846,IPR011701,IPR036259;~PFAM:PF07690;~TransMembrane:12 (i96-115o127-151i163-183o189-214i221-241o253-272i329-348o368-390i465-484o496-517i529-551o557-578i);~go_function: GO:0022857 - transmembrane transporter activity [Evidence IEA];~go_process: GO:0055085 - transmembrane transport [Evidence IEA]) has product MQAYLQYRRIGHAVRKQLEDFPEFARRGVAKDDLPEGIPGDAPNTGPRRRSSPLLPGVQLKDVVESDGTSSSVFLVDWDGDHDPINPRNYSRATRIGATLMVSALGFAVGAASSIESGVLPQNAAAFHVSDVVASLATGMYLLGFAAGSLVSGPLSEILGRNAVYTGSLTLFMIFVMASGLAPNIGAQLAFRFLAGIFGCPPLTCAGGTIADLWNPLEKTLFFPLYAILSFGGPVLGPVIASYMGEGTLSWRWTNWIILILAGFILALILLVQPETYGPLLLKWKAHHLRHQTGDNRYRSSMDLQETALFSRIGTACMRQFALTIHEPIILLISLYMTVIYIVLFTFFDGYTYIFPDVHGLSQGLTNIVWVAMYVGISMAGLFVPVVYVWTKREFSDAAASAAASAAASPRSASSEIVAADPNANADTNEKPNLDDPTTTTDDDDTQKPTQQQQHKHVARPENRLWFAMLGAPAIPIGLFWMGWTDYSTISIWSPIIASTVFGFGTICVFISSYMYVIDAYDIYAASALGFMTVSRYCAAGGMTVVGIPFYSNMGVHWTLTILGAISALMTPVPYVFYRYGVVIRGWSRYAV; this is encoded by the exons ATGCAGGCCTATCTTCAGTACCGCCGCATTGGCCATGCCGTGCGCAAACAACTCGAAGATTTCCCGGAGTTTGCCCGACGAGGTGTCGCCAAAGATGACCTGCCGGAGGGGATCCCCGGAGACGCTCCTAACACAGGTCCACGCCGCCGTTCTAGTCCGTTGCTGCCAGGTGTGCAGCTGAAGGACGTAGTTGAGAGTGATggcacctcctcatccgtctTTCTCGTCGACTGGGACGGTGACCATGATCCCATCAATCCGCGCAACTACAGCCGCGCCACCCGCATCGGCGCAACCCTGATGGTGTCCGCCCTGGGTTTCGCCGTCGGTGCGGCCTCATCTATCGAATCCGGCGTGCTTCCCCAGAACGCAGCAGCCTTTCACGTCAGTGACGTCGTCGCATCGCTCGCAACGGGTATGTATCTGCTCGGCTTCGCAGCAGGCTCGCTCGTCTCCGGGCCCCTGTCCGAAATCCTAGGCCGCAACGCCGTTTACACCGGCTCCCTCACGCTCTTCATGATCTTCGTTATGGCTTCAGGACTAGCCCCCAATATCGGCGCACAGCTCGCTTTCCGCTTCCTGGCTGGCATCTTCGGCTGCCCGCCGCTGACTTGCGCCGGCGGTACCATCGCCGACCTCTGGAACCCCCTGGAGAAaacgctcttcttccctctctacGCTATCCTCTCCTTCGGCGGGCCCGTCCTCGGCCCCGTCATCGCTTCCTATATGGGCGAGGGCACGCTCTCCTGGCGCTGGACCAACtggatcatcctcatcctggCAGGTTTCATCCTGGCCCTGATCCTCCTGGTGCAGCCCGAGACCTACGGCCCCCTACTCCTGAAATGGAAGgcacaccacctccgccaccaaACAGGCGACAACCGCTACCGCTCCTCGATGGATCTCCAGGAGACAGCTCTGTTCTCGCGCATCGGAACCGCCTGCATGCGACAATTCGCCCTGACCATCCACGAACCCATCATCCTGCTGATCTCGCTCTACATGACCGTCATCTACATCGtgctcttcaccttcttcgacGGATACACGTACATCTTCCCCGACGTGCACGGCCTGTCCCAGGGCCTAACCAACATCGTCTGGGTCGCCATGTACGTCGGCATCTCGATGGCCGGCCTTTTCGTCCCCGTCGTGTACGTCTGGACAAAGCGCGAATTCTCCGACGCGGCTGCATCcgctgctgcatctgcagcGGCGTCCCCCCGATCGGCCAGTTCGGAAATAGTCGCTGCCGATCCCAACGCCAACGCCGATACCAATGAGAAACCCAACCTCGACGaccctactactaccaccgacgacgatgacacTCAAAAGCCcacccagcaacagcagcacaAACACGTCGCTCGTCCTGAGAACCGTCTCTGGTTCGCCATGCTCGGCGCTCCCGCCATTCCCATCGGCTTAttctggatgggatggactgACTAC agCACTATCTCAATCTGGTCCcccatcatcgcctccaccgtcttcggcttcggcaCCATCTgcgtcttcatctcctcataCATGTACGTCATCGACGCATACGACATCTACGCCGCCTCTGCGCTGGGCTTCATGACAGTGTCGCGCTACTGCGCCGCAGGCGGGATGACGGTCGTGGGCATCCCGTTTTATAGTAATATGGGGGTGCATTGGACGTTGACGATCCTGGGGGCGATTAGTGCGTTGATGACTCCCGTCCCGTATGTGTTTTATCGGTATGGTGTGGTCATCCGCGGGTGGAGTCGGTATGCTGTTTAA
- a CDS encoding uncharacterized protein (COG:S;~EggNog:ENOG410PM8T;~InterPro:IPR039130,IPR005635;~PFAM:PF03941;~go_process: GO:0000070 - mitotic sister chromatid segregation [Evidence IEA];~go_process: GO:1902412 - regulation of mitotic cytokinesis [Evidence IEA]): MAAAGARAQKPVGSAAWISTEKENFMQLVDQEMEEIEYPVRHEMDWLNEHMAEVFSNNQSNFADVFKTPGKLRGKTPRTVRKRDANESRVPLSEIFSSANNNSKTENKFSVSPAVQRSPTKPVTAAAGPATATEAKKTTENTSQPEYPDLTQNLNSFPQYNTDSGYHGMPEDERDEEEEEDDVVLTQVQPESQSSTQPMDQEPIAAEEQLHQPHEERRTTGASFHSAREDVHQREETVEPEVTESSPKRNVSTSPQKQKSPTKDTEDVDEAPRQPEEEPEDKIMSDVDSEQEPASESARKGIVELEPEHAPEPEAKPSAQAHQEPEPEEEPEATPRRESPPTEKAAPKPVSSPLKDTKSSPPTNATSQPREHHQDDQDDANDDMALDSLDEIGSPSEGSPVRPPIRKSSLTFASLPAREPLTKKSLGGSRISRTSHLDLNKLSSAGGYLGRQTGGHRTTQHVAEDSNIHDDRMDIDDKKDATEENRDAETRASKLHNKSSTQLLHEKISMLGKLQPSRPTKSIPSVPGLSTAQVTYPELPTAKSEAKQEPSGPKPRETPAPDSAADDDWIKPLNSPYRPDVRASQKAGSLGKHSVARIARGGEEDRPSVDRDRDVHPTEEPRTSSKHASDAARGKSSTPSYSSPQRPAHQKSASANLDNQMSTTPVGSPAERYDGPISASKSRLQSIVQSAKGLFMNTGGVTAAARVESASPDQPRLRHTGRLDTDRNRESQRPQSTQPPSPPRQEGRRTRSSTEREEKRRQKELEDRQKEEEQAERARQLEKQRTMKLKAPQEKPTADPEARAPTTESATVLPTQKTSHLQKPSKEPEPSIEAGPKLVAPSSVSQQQSSKQNERRPLKPAREVQKPKPQPVSIRVGSALSRQMPLASQVSSNTRESSVPAPTPASASKPSTLKKKASNTSLHTASSNSSFRSSISSQSQRKAQLASERKREQEEREARRREEQRRELERKRAAQQQEEARRQEMRSRAEAERRERLAAEDPKKAAHMQAIEKRRLENQRRLERQGSQQPEASQRSELGAARPASRLGSIQPFNRSINQPQPNPAKPPKRGLDDEANHRPTAPKSATMQPSGETKRRRTEDEQSRMSSMRPAMAPPIRQSNIRKPSIFGHTQPSVAHQSGSSIFKTGQAQRPGHPLDMAKYASGKIPFAEPPSVQPAAHRTPAAASASQKAPVKESPKYPNGENINLPEIATDSEDEDSDAEMLPVPKWAQPKELESLLRQQEGMEVDSIFGPIAPFSLEETFKSDKKIKKFRERTSSANWSGADGLTQDEIRRDLAERQRLRLNGGWSFNG, encoded by the exons ATGGCCGCGGCAGGCGCGAGGGCGCAGAAGCCTGTAGGCTCTGCAGCGTGGATCTCAACCGAAAAGGAAAATTTTATGCAGCTGGTGGATCAGGAAatggaggagattgaatACCCAGTGCGCCATGAGATGGATTGGCTGAATGAACATATGGCCGAGGTTTTCTCCAACAACCAATC CAATTTCGCAGATGTCTTCAAAACCCCGGGAAAGCTACGAGGTAAAACGCCTCGTACAGTGCGGAAGCGGGATGCGAACGAATCTCGAGTG CCCTTGAGCGAGATCTTCTCATCCgcaaacaacaacagcaagacGGAGAATAAATTCAGTGTTAGCCCGGCTGTTCAGCGCTCACCAACCAAGCCCGTCACTGCGGCTGCAGGCCCAGCTACTGCGACggaagccaagaagaccacGGAGAACACATCACAACCAGAGTACCCAGATCTGACCCAGAACCTCAACTCCTTCCCGCAATACAACACGGACTCGGGCTACCATGGCATGCCGGAAGACGAgagggacgaagaagaggaagaagacgatgtgGTCCTCACACAAGTGCAGCCCGAGTCGCAGTCCTCTACTCAGCCCATGGATCAAGAGCCTATTGCTGCCGAAGAGCAACTCCACCAACCGCATGAAGAACGCCGTACTACAGGGGCGTCTTTCCACTCCGCTCGCGAGGATGTGCACCAGCGCGAAGAAACAGTTGAGCCTGAGGTAACTGAATCATCGCCTAAGCGGAATGTTAGCACAAGTCCTCAGAAGCAAAAGTCACCGACGAAGGATAcagaggatgttgatgaggCGCCACGGCAACCTGAGGAGGAACCTGAAGATAAGATTATGTCAGACGTGGACTCAGAACAAGAGCCGGCGTCGGAGTCGGCGCGTAAGGGCATCGTTGAGCTGGAACCTGAACATGCGCCGGAACCAGAGGCAAAACCAAGCGCTCAGGCCCATCAAGAACCCGAACCTGAAGAAGAGCCCGAAGCCACGCCCAGACGCGAATCCCCGCCCACGGAGAAAGCCGCACCAAAGCCAGTATCTAGTCCGCTTAAGGATACGAAGTCGAGCCCGCCAACAAATGCAACTTCGCAACCTCGAGAACATCACCAGGACGACCAAGATGACGCAAATGACGACATGGCCCTCGATAGTCTCGATGAAATCGGCTCACCTTCGGAAGGATCTCCAGTACGCCCGCCGATTCGCAAAAGCAGTCTCACTTTTGCATCACTCCCAGCTCGCGAACcgctgacgaagaagagcctgGGAGGCTCGAGAATTTCCCGCACGAGCCATCTCGACCTTAACAAGCTTAGTAGCGCCGGGGGTTATCTGGGCAGACAGACCGGTGGGCATCGGACGACCCAGCATGTTGCGGAGGACAGCAATATCCATGACGACAGGATGGATATCGATGACAAGAAAGATGCCACAGAGGAAAATAGAGATGCCGAGACTAGAGCCAGCAAGCTTCACAACAAGTCATCGACTCAACTCCTACACGAGAAAATCAGCATGCTCGGCAAGCTTCAGCCTTCTCGACCTACCAAGTCCATTCCTTCTGTCCCTGGCTTGTCGACTGCGCAGGTGACATACCCTGAACTTCCCACTGCCAAATCCGAAGCCAAGCAGGAGCCATCCGGCCCGAAGCCTCGCGAGACCCCGGCCCCTGACTCTGCCGCTGATGACGACTGGATCAAGCCACTGAATTCGCCCTACCGGCCAGATGTACGTGCCAGCCAGAAAGCTGGTAGCTTGGGCAAACATTCCGTTGCTCGGATAGCCcgaggtggtgaggaagacCGTCCTTCCGTTGATAGGGATCGAGATGTCCATCCCACGGAGGAGCCGAGAACTAGCTCTAAGCACGCCTCAGATGCAGCTCGCGGAAAGTCGTCAACACCGTCCTACTCATCACCACAGCGACCTGCCCATCAGAAGAGTGCGTCTGCAAATCTTGATAACCAGATGTCCACAACCCCGGTTGGCTCACCGGCCGAGCGCTACGATGGTCCGATAAGTGCATCCAAATCGCGGCTTCAGTCTATCGTGCAATCCGCCAAGGGCCTTTTCATGAATACTGGGGGTGTTACAGCTGCCGCCAGAGTCGAATCTGCTTCTCCGGACCAACCGAGATTGAGACATACAGGACGATTGGACACAGATCGTAATAGGGAAAGCCAGCGGCCGCAGTCGACACAGCCTCCGAGCCCTCCACGCCAAGAAGGCCGCCGGACGCGCAGCTCCActgaaagagaggagaagcgcAGACAGAAGGAGCTTGAAGACcgccagaaggaagaggagcaggcgGAGAGAGCCCGGCAACTGGAGAAACAGAGAACCATGAAACTCAAGGCGCCACAGGAGAAGCCGACCGCTGACCCTGAAGCTCGCGCGCCAACCACCGAGTCAGCTACCGTGTTGCCGACGCAAAAGACATCGCACCTACAGAAACCATCCAAGGAACCAGAGCCTAGCATCGAAGCCGGACCCAAACTTGTCGCACCAAGTTCCGTCTCACAGCAGCAATCATCAAAGCAAAATGAACGTCGCCCTCTCAAGCCGGCTCGCGAGGTCCAGAAACCGAAGCCTCAGCCCGTGTCAATTCGCGTCGGCAGCGCACTCTCCCGGCAAATGCCGCTAGCGTCGCAAGTCTCTTCCAACACTCGAGAGTCTAGCGTCCCTGCACCAACTCCAGCCTCGGCTTCCAAACCGTCGactctgaagaagaaggctagCAATACCTCATTACACACAGCCTCTTCTAACAGCAGTTTCAGGAGCTCTATATCCAGTCAGTCGCAGAGAAAAGCCCAACTTGCAagtgagaggaagagagagcaagAGGAGCGCGAAGCAAGACGCCGGGAGGAGCAGAGACGCGAATTGGAGCGGAAGCGTGCCgctcagcagcaagaagaagctcgtcGTCAGGAGATGCGCAGTCGAGCGGAGGCTGAGCGCCGGGAGCGTCTTGCTGCCGAGGATCCAAAGAAGGCCGCCCACATGCAAGCCATTGAAAAACGCCGTTTGGAGAATCAGCGCAGACTAGAGCGCCAGGGAAGCCAGCAGCCCGAGGCAAGCCAACGCAGCGAGCTTGGTGCAGCTAGACCAGCCTCACGACTGGGCTCGATTCAGCCGTTCAATCGGTCAATTAACCagccccaacccaaccccgcTAAACCGCCCAAGAGAGGGCTTGATGACGAAGCCAACCACCGACCGACAGCACCGAAGTCTGCTACCATGCAGCCGTCGGGCGAGACCAAACGTAGGAGGACAGAGGATGAGCAAAGCCGCATGTCCTCTATGCGTCCGGCGATGGCTCCGCCGATCCGTCAATCGAACATTCGTAAG CCGTCCATTTTTGGTCATACACAGCCTTCTGTTGCACATCAATCCGGCTCCTCAATCTTCAAGACGGGTCAGGCCCAGCGACCCGGGCATCCACTGGATATGGCCAAATACGCCAGTGGCAAGATCCCCTTTGCGGAACCCCCCAGCGTGCAGCCGGCTGCACACCGAACTCCTGCCGCCGCTAGTGCGTCTCAAAAGGCACCGGTCAAGGAGTCACCGAAGTATCCGAATGGTGAGAACATCAACCTTCCCGAGATTGCGACCGACAGTGAGGACGAGGACTCGGATGCGGAGATGCTTCCCGTGCCCAAGTGGGCCCAGCCCAAGGAACTGGAATCACTCCTGCGCCAGCAGGAAGGCATGGAGGTGGATTCTATTTTCGGCCCTATTGCTCCCTTCTCCCTGGAGGAGACATTCAAGTCggacaagaagatcaagaagtTCCGTGAGCGTACGAGTAGCGCGAACTGGTCTGGCGCCGATGGGCTGACACAGGACGAAATCCGACGTGACCTTGCTGAGCGGCAGCGTCTGCGCCTCAACGGTGGTTGGTCCTTTAATGGATAA
- a CDS encoding DUF2841 domain-containing protein (COG:S;~EggNog:ENOG410PSMP;~InterPro:IPR021264;~PFAM:PF11001) produces the protein MSHTPVSMDAPLDGLACMHFALIYIDDNGKLRFEASQSIANNCQTILSPSVTENFLRAVALSGKGDPSKMLEDIRGRSPLSPESPSASDLSAKQMFHSTTEPPQSKRKRVSHECLVPMSITCHQKSMLPVRNTGLLRRYYEKAFDSLQQINCRILAKAYIKLVEPRKQVNYPYNGRKIISGSSQQFDPELTKPAWWPAGVTHREPDHLLKAERIRLLVHILCELRESHAICVEKLKEADQSVRRQIAPVERIPVLDEIYHVREEEERYLDGRTDGSAVICVSRVHLPELTDSQTLGSPTQTLKESNPVYRKEIPDLESHTSVFPSTATTSPLTSKPPTSKASDPCKPPIPTAWDTDASASFAPLKRHREGDYPLDLTGGAMFHQEPAAAAAAAATTTLDANPYSMKYYPHSQAQQSLPVMGLSGDLGSCTHPYYFNY, from the exons ATG TCTCACACTCCCGTGTCCATGGATGCGCCATTAGACGGGCTGGCTTGTATGCACTTCGCCCTCATCTACATAGACGACAATGGCAAATTGCGTTTCGAGGCCTCGCAATCCATCGCGAATAACTGCCAGACGATCCTCTCTCCCAGCGTGACGGAAAACTTTCTGCGTGCGGTGGCACTGTCGGGCAAAGGTGATCCATCCAAAATGCTCG aaGACATCAGAGGCAGAAGCCCACTCTCCCCAGAATCTCCCAGTGCCAGCGATCTATCAGCTAAACAAAT GTTCCACTCCACCACAGAACCTCCTCAGTCCAAAAGGAAGCGGGTATCCCATGAATGCCTCGTTCCCATGAGCATCACCTGTCACCAGAAGTCCATGCTGCCCGTGCGCAACACCGGCCTTCTGCGCAGATACTACGAGAAGGCTTTTGACAGCCTGCAGCAGATCAACTGTCGCATCCTGGCCAAAGCATACATCAAGCTCGTGGAGCCCCGGAAACAAGTCAACTATCCATACAATGGACGCAAGATCATATCCGGATCATCGCAGCAATTTGACCCTGAGCTGACCAAGCCAGCCTGGTGGCCGGCGGGTGTTACTCACCGTGAACCAGATCATCTTCTGAAGGCGG AGCGTATCCGCCTGCTTGTCCATATTCTCTGCGAGCTGCGTGAAAGTCACGCTATCTGCGtggagaaattgaaggaAGCCGACCAGTCTGTACGGCGCCAAATTGCTCCCGTCGAACGTATCCCCGTGCTCGATGAGATCTACCACGTacgagaggaggaagaacgatACCTAGACGGTCGAACAG ATGGCTCCGCCGTGATTTGCGTTTCCCGCGTCCACCTCCCCGAGCTCACCGACTCCCAAACTCTGGGCTCACCCACCCAGACCCTCAAGGAAAGCAATCCCGTCTATAGGAAGGAAATTCCTGATCTCGAATCACACACATCCGTCTTTCcgtccaccgccaccacatCCCCGCTCACGTCAAAGCCACCCACATCGAAGGCGTCAGACCCCTGCAAGCCTCCTATCCCTACAGCATGGGATACCGACGCATCGGCCTCGTTCGCGCCGCTAAAGCGTCACCGTGAGGGCGACTATCCTCTCGACCTCACCGGAGGGGCCATGTTCCACCAGGagccagcagcggcagcagcagcagccgcgaCAACAACCTTGGACGCCAATCCTTATTCAATGAAGTATTACCCACACAGCCAAGCACAGCAGTCCTTACCTGTTATGGGGCTTTCCGGAGACCTTGGGAGCTGCACACATCCATactactttaattattag
- a CDS encoding putative APSES transcription factor Xbp1 (COG:S;~EggNog:ENOG410PJ6A;~InterPro:IPR036887,IPR003163;~TransMembrane:1 (i21-41o);~go_function: GO:0003677 - DNA binding [Evidence IEA]) produces the protein MSIANDFDAHPSHFYRATHSICLIVCLTRLIALMTSINSLLNPDTSCPSLNRGSIQRGVSLQTPRSERTKVPKDQPSFRRGKIQGEVRYRVHDERDEELKKIHLKHKLYPMGNIADFPDRIPYTSTKRSFKERTGRERFEVFHYTFELPDSPKKWVITWDYNVGLVLTTALFKCNGHPKTAPAKVLKMNPGLSEITYSITGGALVGQGYWMPFRAAKALAATFCWNIRFLLTPMFGLDFPAQCIPPNDARFNNMIIDPEIVRQATEDVAYYRSLEPLVPRRGGHQNAQELDRDQQCKTRDASPCQQTCPNVPLHDTYCVSPTSSSQNTYMLANTPYITDESISPHAVFERGMREDFRSETSSQLTFYGSSLSSNHLSDDDHKRDSQVDPQESYYSSDLSSADVILAAEMVDACFWQPTDTCEPEAPLEGSRTAIAAHALMDLRNSGFRYKML, from the exons ATGAGCATAGCGAATG ATTTCGATGCCCACCCCTCTCACTTCTACCGAGCCACACATTCTATCTGTCTAATCGTTTGCCTAACTCGGCTCATCGCACTCATGACCTCTATAAATTCTCTTCTGAACCCCGATACCTCGTGCCCCAGTCTTAACCGGGGGAGCATACAGCGTGGAGTGTCTTTACAGACACCCCGCTCAGAAAGGACGAAGGTCCCCAAAGATCAGCCTTCATTTAGGAGGGGCAAGATCCAGGGCGAAGTTCGCTATCGCGTTCACGATGAGCGCGATGAAGAGCTCAAGAAGATCCACTTGAAGCACAAGCTATACCCCATGGGCAACATAGCAGACTTTCCGGACCGCATTCCCTACACTAGCACAAAAAGGTCATTCAAGGAGCGGACAGGGCGAGAACGATTTGAAG TTTTCCACTACACGTTCGAACTGCCCGACAGCCCCAAAAAGTGGGTGATAACGTGGGATTATAATGTCGGGCTTGTTCTCACAACAGCTCTTTTCAAGTGCAATGGCCATCCAAAG ACCGCTCCCGCGAAGGTGTTGAAAATGAACCCGGGCCTCAGCGAGATCACTTACAGCATCACGGGTGGCGCACTCGTCGGACAAG GATACTGGATGCCATTTAGGGCTGCCAAAGCGCTAGCAGCCACATTCTGCTGGAATATTCGTTTCCTCCTAACGCCCATGTTCGGCCTCGACTTTCCCGCGCAGTGTATACCCCCAAACGACGCCCGCTTTAACAATATGATCATCGATCCGGAGATAGTTCGTCAAGCCACGGAGGATGTGGCGTACTATCGCAGCCTGGAGCCGCTGGTCCCCAGACGTGGAGGTCATCAAAACGCCCAAGAACTCGACCGAGACCAACAGTGCAAGACCCGAGACGCGTCGCCTTGCCAGCAGACATGTCCGAACGTCCCTCTGCACGATACATATTGCGTTTCGCCAACCAGCAGCTCTCAGAATACGTATATGCTGGCAAATACCCCCTACATTACCGACGAAAGTATCTCACCACACGCAGTTTTCGAGCGTGGGATGCGAGAAGATTTCCGGTCAGAGACAAGCTCGCAGCTTACCTTCTATGGTTCCAGCTTATCGAGCAACCACCTCTCCGATGACGACCACAAGAGAGACAGTCAAGTTGATCCGCAAGAGAGTTACTATAGCAGCGACTTATCCTCGGCTGATGTCATCTTGGCTGCTGAAATGGTTGATGCCTGCTTCTGGCAGCCAACGGATACTTGTGAGCCTGAGGCTCCCTTGGAGGGTTCCAGGACAGCCATTGCCGCACATGCACTAATGGATTTGCGCAATAGCGGGTTCAGATATAAAATGTTGTAA
- a CDS encoding uncharacterized protein (COG:S;~EggNog:ENOG410PJJ6;~InterPro:IPR003388;~PFAM:PF02453;~TransMembrane:4 (i71-89o95-117i165-182o188-206i)): MADVRYPDTNGHSALAKGPIAENIKSEASRTGQEFRDLRNTSPSSTTATGQPLTYYHSLLYSLLSWEQPRATAISFASVVTFIFAARYLPLLRWFFKFIYVVLGFTAIVEVGGRLALSQSVVSSFRPRKYYTVPKETIEAVLEDLEQLIDFVLIEFQRVLFAENIVHTIASFFAAFTAYWLIKFLPFWGLSLIAVTIAYMGPLVYINNREVIDAHIEHAQEVVNSQAHQLKDLAEERTAHATGVVRQYVGDYSAKAQGYMRRSATPEMARAPAPVIKKEPEAEPEIKTTDFPEAPKEEPVAAQEPVVETIEQPAEQVKSEPLLAA, encoded by the exons atggctgacGTGAGGTATCCCGACACAAATGGCCACA GCGCACTCGCAAAGG GCCCCATTGCCGAGAACATCAAGTCCGAGGCGTCCCGCACTGGTCAAGAATTCCGCGATTTGAGGAACACTAGCCCTTCATCTACCACTGCGACCGGTCAACCCTTGACCT ACTACCACTCGCTGCTGTACAGCCTTTTGAGC TGGGAGCAACCCCGAGCCACCGCCATCTCCTTCGCGAGTGTCGTCACATTCATCTTTGCCGCCCGttaccttcctctcctccgttGGTTCTTCAAATTCATCTATGTGGTTCTGGGAT TCACCGCTATTGTCGAGGTCGGCGGCAGACTTGCTCTGTCACAGAGTGTCGTGAGCTCGTTCCGGCCTCGCAAGTACTACACCGTGCCCAAGGAGACTATCGAGGCTGTGTTGGAGGACCTTGAGCAGCTCATCGACTTTGTCCTCATTGAGTTCCAGCGTGTTCTGTTCGCTGAGAACATTGTCCACACCATTGCC TCCTTCTTTGCCGCTTTCACCGCCTACTGGTTGATCAAGTTCCTTCCTTTCTGGGGACTGTCTTTGATTGCGGTCACCATCGCCTACATGGGACCCTTGGTCTACATCAACAACCGTGAAGTCATCGATGCCCACATTGAGCACGCCCAGGAAGTTGTCAACAGCCAGGCCCACCAGCTGAAGGATCTTGCTGAAGAGCGCACTGCCCATGCCACGGGTGTTGTGAGGCAGTATGTTGGTGACTACAGCGCCAAGGCCCAGGGATACATGCGTCGCTCTGCGACCCCTGAGATGGCTCGGGCACCCGCCCCCGTTATCAAGAAGGAGCCTGAAGCCGAGCCCGAGATCAAGACGACTGACTTCCCGGAGGCACCCAAGGAGGAGCCCGTGGCCGCCCAGGAGCCCGTTGTGGAGACGATCGAACAGCCTGCTGAGCAGGTGAAGTCGGAGCCTCTTCTGGCAGCTTAG